The sequence CTTGATACCGCGGGCCTTCAAAGCCAGGAGGAACTGTTTGAGCCCCGGCGTGGGCAGAAAGGCATCCCTTCGCCCATCACCCGCCAGGATGGCTTGCATCTCCCTATGGGTATGCTCGAAGTAGAGGGTTCGGGCCACCTCAAGAGCCTGGTTGGGACAGTATTTGTCCAGGCAATACTGCAGATGCTCCGACACACTGTGCCCTGAAACGAAGGGCAGGTCCGCGTTCTCCAACTCAAAGGAAGGATTGCCCAGAAGGCTTGCTGTGGTCTGTTCGATGATCCAGATCCAGAAATCCTCGCTGCGCACGCTGGTGCCATCCAGGTCCATGAGAACCGCCTGGACGGGTCGCTCCAGGCCAACAGGGTGAACGGGATAATAGGCCGGATATCCCAGCGCTGACCTGACATATGCCAGGGTGTGATCTTCGAAAGCGATGAATTCAACCCGCCGGTCGCCGGTCGCAAGTATCGCTTGAACACCCTTTTCAGCGATGGCGAAGGTGCCATCGCTGGAACGCGCCAAAGGGATGAGGTCGGAATCCTCTGGGAGTGACCCAAGGCCAGGAATGCTGAGCGGGCGTTTCAAAACTGGCATGGCGGTTTCCTTGGCTATCTGCAAGGCGAAAGATCCTGTTGACTATAGCCGCGACCTCTTTCCTTGTCAAAAGAGGCACTTCCATCACTTCTTAACTGGCGTTACGCAGGCTGTTGCCGGTCTTTGCGAAGCACGCCGCAGGTGTCTGACCGAGTTCGGCTGACGCTCACCCTCTCCGGGTCGGTTCCCAGGGATGCTGCGCATCCACTCCGCTGATCCCGAAGATCACGGCACACTCAATATGACGCCTGTGACCCACCCCCCGGCCCCCTCCCAATCTGGGAGGGGAGGGGGCAATAAACTAGACTCCTGCACGTGGATTCGTACTATTGGAAATTACCGAGGCGATTCTGGAACGTTGACGTCGGGTGCTACTCCTGATAGAATGCGGAACCGGACAACATCGAGTTGCTTTTCAAAGGTTTTTCGTAGCAAAGGGAGTCGACAATGGCAGGCAAACCGAAAGTTTTCGTAACGCGCGTTATTCCGGAGGAAGGATTGTCGGCGATCAGGGAGCAATGCGATGCCGATATTTGGACCGGGGAACTGCCACCGGCCCGAGAGATCGTGCTGGAAAGGGTCAGAGGGGTCGATGGCGTACTTTCATTGCTGACCGACAGGATGGATACCGAAGTTATGGAGGCCGCAGGACCGGGCCTCAAGGTGATCAGTAACTACGCGGTCGGTTTCGACAACATCGACGTTGCAGCAGCAACCAGCCGGGGCATTCCAATAGGGAACACCCCCGGTGTGCTCACCGAAACCACGGCAGATTTTGCCTTTGCTCTGTTAATGGCGGCTGCCCGGCGCGTTGTGGAGGGAGATCGATATACCCGGGCCGGCAAGTGGCAGACCTGGGGCCCGACTTTGTTACTGGGCCAGGACGTGGCTGGAGCCACCCTTGGTATTATTGGCTTTGGCCGGATCGGCA comes from Chloroflexota bacterium and encodes:
- a CDS encoding HAD hydrolase-like protein, whose product is MPVLKRPLSIPGLGSLPEDSDLIPLARSSDGTFAIAEKGVQAILATGDRRVEFIAFEDHTLAYVRSALGYPAYYPVHPVGLERPVQAVLMDLDGTSVRSEDFWIWIIEQTTASLLGNPSFELENADLPFVSGHSVSEHLQYCLDKYCPNQALEVARTLYFEHTHREMQAILAGDGRRDAFLPTPGLKQFLLALKARGIKIGLVTSGLYEKAYPEILSAFRAMDLGDPRDFYDSIITAGFPLRPGQVGTLGELSPKPHPWLYAETARVGLGMPFENRNSIVGIEDSGAGVCAIRLAGFPTIGIAGGNILESGTRSLCQYFVESLEEILPLLDS